The DNA region TGCTTGTTCACTTAAATGCCTCATGTAGAAAGAAAGATCAAGTTCATTCAAAAAAGACCTATAATTATCTACAATGATCCACGGTGACCTAAAACCATAACCAGTGGATtggttttcacattttaagtaTTCCAGCTGTTTTGTTGGTtctatttttaacacatttagaAACTGTAGAAGTGTTTATTTGCTGACTGTTGCAGATAGTGCATGTTATGAGGAAAGGGAACTGTTTTTATCCTGTAAGACTGAAATCTTAAAGGTCCTCTAAACAGTAGACAGTGTCTTCGATTAATCTTTGGTGTGAGTCACCACAGACCAGCTGAGACATCTCCCTGACATCACCTCACATGATTCAGACATCTTCAGTATTCAAACACCTCTCACTGGGCAGCCAGTAGATGTTATTTTTAGTTCAGCTGTAATGTTTTCCCTGATCTCTCTGTTTGCCTTTCAGCTTGGCCTCTCAGGTGTGTCACAGCTGTTTCCGCCGTCAGGCAAAACTGCATCGCTGCGTCCAGTGCAAATTCGCCCACTATTGTGACCGCACCTGCCAGACTGCATGCTGGGACGAACATAAGCGGGAGTGTGGAGCCATCAGGAAGTTGAACTTCTTTGCACCCAGTGAGAACATTCGGTAAGAGTCCATCTTGCCTGGACCTCAGAGGAGGCTGCAGAAGGTGTTCTTCATAAATGCTGATACAGTGTCACTTTGTTTAAGCTTTTTCTGCTCAGTGCTTTGACTTCAAAAAGAGCAAATTGCTGGTTAGCGTACATAAGATAAAATCATCCAAACTATAACATACGTATATCTTCAGGAGAATAGAAAGATTTGCCACTACAGTCAGTTCAGGCTCATAGGCTTAtaacaggcatgtccaaactattccataaaggttcatgtgccTGCAGATTTTTGCTCCAACCAATCAAGAACACTCAATtggaccaatcaactgtctgaagactgagatcagttgattaaatgagtcaagccttgtgtgctcctgcttggttgaaattaaaacctgcagctacacgaacctttatggaatagtttggacacctctggcTTATAAGGTCAGGGCCAGTGTGTACTTACACATAGTGAAGGGATGGTCACATGGACAGTTAGTGTGTTTGTCTAACACTCGATCCACATCTCAACTAATGTTCATATTACAGTGGATTAAAATTTGGTATGATGTTCATGTTCCCCAGAGTATAAACAACCCTGACGATCATCAGGACAaggccaaaatgtcaacttcaccTCACCTCTCCCCACCTGATTGGCATACTTTTATGAAATTAGCTGAGCACATTCATACTGCCAAAGAATGAGGTCCTTTGAAATGAATAACCCTATGACTTTTTTCCTAGTGCCAGTCTCAGGAAGAGACATTACATTGTAGCACCACCAGTGTCCTTACCCTTAAAAGAGTCCTCCATCAATTAGCATTGTACCCCTATAACATTGTCGGAATTACAATGGACAGTTTTTCAAAGTGTATTTATTCCACATATCTTCTTTCTTaacctggtgcctacattacccacaatgcaactcaatTGATTCTGACGTTTTAGGCTAGTTAGTGTCAATCAGAGATGAGTTCAGTTCTTTCTAACTTCACACCCCCAGATTTGTTTAATTCtcaaacttgtagtcttcagcTCCTCCAACACCAACTAAAGTGTCAGCTTGAGTTAGCTTTTTTCATATATGCAGTAGTACTCTCAAACAAACAGACCATAATGTTTAAAATCATAGAAGTAGGCAattttaaagtatgttttttgttaATTGTATCACTTCATAGTTCACTTCATAGTCTGTGAAGAACATTGCAGTATTAAGCGGCCACTTGTGGAGCTTCTGTATATCAGGTCATCTCCGCTAACTGACTCATATCTGATCTtttaacaccccccccccccccccccccaccaccctctATCCATATTTCCCCTGCTCAGTCTGGCTGGCCGTCTGCTGTGGCGCATACACAAGGACACAGGCATCGTGTCAGACAGTCAGCTGGTCTCAGTGGACCAGCTGGAGGACCATGTTGCCGACCTGTCCGAAGACGACGTCAAGAACCTCCATGCTGACGTGCACGCTTTTCAGGAATACTGGTCTTATGGAAGCAAAAAGCACTCTGTCGACTACATCTCACGCATCTTTGGCATTGTATGAATGTCTCATTATGCAATATTACCCACCAGTGCTAATTTGAGCCTTTATATAGCACAGGGCGAGACTTTTTTGGAAACAAACCtgccttcttttttcctcctgtacCTGCGCCTTCCACCCCTGtatacctcctcctcctcctcctcctcctcctcctcctcctcctcctcctcctcctcctcctcctcctcctcctcttctctgtctgtctctgtagaTCAAGTGTAATGGATTCACTCTGAGTGATCAGAGAGGCCTGCAGGCCGTTGGTGTGGGTCTGTTCCCCAACCTGTGTCTGGTCAACCATGACTGCTGGCCCAACTGCACAATCAGCCTCAACCATGGCAAGTATGTATCCAAACTACCGCTCCTTCAAAATCACAATGAAAGTCTCTATCAAGGTCTTTTGCTTCAACATTACTTGATGTCATTGTTTCCtaccagttttttttattcttgttagGAAAGAAAAGCCTctgaaacaacaacataaagacCATCATGTGATGCTGAATCTATCCTCTGACAACCAGGATAATATATCACTTATCATATCatcatattattatcattataattatcatatttGTATATCATCATATCACTTTATTATAGTCATCgaactaaaaacacacatttagagataaacattttagttcagtttttgtccatggctgtaaacatgtttatttctgctgtaaagttGGGGATCGACTcgtttttggagccagcctcaaCTGGCCATTTGAGGAACTTCAGTTTTTGGCACTTCAAAGTTGTCTTCATTTTTCAGACCCTTGAAAGTAACGCatactgtataaatgtataaattcatcaactgtctctttcttttgcaGCCAGTCAGCTGTGAGTTCTTCTCTCCACTCTCAGAGGAGGTACGTGTTACTGCTGTTCACCTCTCAACCAATGGCTGGATTAACCTGCCAGGGGGGAAAATAAGCTGTGGTACTcataatatatcattttaattgaattatttggCAGTGGGGCATTAAGTTGGTTGCAATttacaacctcaccactagatgccactaaatcctacacactgctcctttaaaggAAAGTGAAAGTTAAATAAgtgaaactaaaataaagtgaaagtgatgtgaaattgaaataaagtaaagtaaaagtgaagtgaagtgaaagtaAGGTTAAATGGATATAAAGTGAAGAGAAAGTGACAGTAAtgtaaaatgaaaggaaaggaaaataaatatgtggACTTAATTATTATAGGTATTTAACATAGATAATTAATGTGTAATCAACATTAGGCTAAATTAACTAACCTGTGGGGCCTAATTAACTCTAAGACAAAAGTATTTTTAAGGTAACTAAATGGATTCTGACAGGCTTTTAGGTCCATCCAGTCAGTGTAGACCGCTACCATAAAACATGTATCATCATGTATTATCCTGAAAACCAGACCCGTCCTGTCCTCTTGTCTCTCAGGATTGAGCTGCGAGCTCTGGGTAAAATCCCCGAGGGCGAGGAGCTGACCGTCAGCTACGTGGACTTCCTCAACCTGTCTGCTGATCGCCAGAAGAAGCTGAAGGAGCGTTTCTACTTTGACTGCACCTGCGAGCACTGCAGCCAGCACATCAAGGACGACCTGATGAAGGCTGCCGCAGAGGGCGAGGGCAGCAAAGTGAGAGAAGGGGACACACGGagtacacacatataaaaacagtCGATTCTTTTCGTCATAATGTCTTTCTTTCCCCTTGTCTTTACGTGTCCCTCTCAGCCTTCTGCTGATAAAGTGAAAGACGTGGTTGCCTTCAGTAAAGAGTGTCTGGAAAAGATTGAGAATTCTCGCGTTGAGGGGGATTATCAAGAGGTACACCTGTCCAAAATCTCTTATAGTCTTTCACTGTATGTGTTCCTCTTATTTCTGTCCAGTGAGTGTGTCCTCTGTCCTGACctgtccccctctctctcaggtggtgaAGTTGTGTCAGGAGTGTTTGGGGAAGCAGGAACACGTCCTGGCTGACACTAACCTGTGTAGACTGCGTGTGCTCAGCATTGCCAGTGAGGTGTTTTCATACATGAAGGACTTCTCTGAGGCTGCTGCCCTCGTCCACAAGATGGTGGACGGATACAAGTGAGTGACAGTGAGATACAGTAACTGAAAAGAATGTTTTCCACCAAGTTTACATTTAAGACTCCATCTCTATGATGTGACCACCTCTAATTTGAGTAATGGAGTGTTTTGCTTTAGGAAGATGTTTTCAGGCATTCATGTCAAACCATTCCATCTTTATTCATAATGCAACGCTGCTTTGATGACATGTTGTTGGCAGCTGGATTCAGATTTTCAAACTGTACTGGGTAATAAATTCTCAAAAGTTTTTTCGGTAACGAGAGTTTGGTGACTTGAAATACTCCAATAGGCAGCTGACAGAAGACCAAGCAGCCGACAGACAAAGTTAATGACCAGCAGGAGAACATAGTGGAGAAACTAGCAGCTTAAGAGCCAGATTTTTTTCGGAGTCAGGGGAGAACACAACCTTAGACGCCAGATGGTAAAACAGAAGTTGttcttggaaactgtttggtactttcaaaaaatacttggcagatgattggatgaaccatttGTCTACCACCGTCGATCACCGTCTATCATTGtcttaccttgcaaggcagctggacTCACGAGATCACAAGATCATAAGTTGACCACATCACATGGAAACAATCCCGGGCGTATACACCAGCTGAGCAATCTGTTGCTCTTAATTGTCCTTTTTCAGAAAAGAACTGTGTATACCACCTCAGAAAGGAAGGGATGATCCTCACTGGATCCCCTGCACTCAGTAACTCTTTCCCCCCCTCTTCAACAGGAAGTTGTACCACCCCAACAATGCCCAGCTGGGTATGGCCATCATGCGTGCAGGCGTCACACACTGGCATGGGGGGCAGATTGAGACGGGCCACAGCATGATCTGCAAGGCCTACCGTATCCTGATGGTCACCCACGGACCCAACCACGCCATGACCAGAGACCTGGAGGTATGCTAATATACAACTTTATGTATCAGGCTATGATTTAAAGTGTGATAAgtccataatgaaaatatagtggtaaaaaaaaaaggttatttcaTTGTAAATTATTGCATTTTGTAAGTAAAACCCTGTTCTTCTTGTAGGTCATGCGCACGCAGACTGAAATGGAGCTGAAGATGTATCTGAAGGATAAAGAGGCGTACCACAACATGAGGGAAGCCGTTCTGCATTAAGTAACCCATGAAAGCATCAAAGGCCTCTTCCGCCAGCGATAATCACCTTCACCGCCGCTGCTCCAATCAGAACACACCCTGCTGATGTTCTGACGCACGGCTAGCTTAGCATCGACATGTACAtactttgtactgtatgtactctAAAGCACTGCACCCAGTCCCTGTGCTGAGATTGTGAATGTCCAATATGTCAATATATGACGACGCAGACTGTTCTGTTAAAACCAACATGTGCTGATGTATCACAACGTGTTGCATGTACAGTATCTacaataaaagtggagatacaTGAGTTTGCATCACTTCCATGCCATTAACAAGAAATTCTAACAAGCAGGGTTATAGCTAGAGGTTGTTAATCCCTTTACtccaacataaacatttatttattaactaaAAAGTCATCCAATATGAACATATAGAGTCTAAAAGTCTATAAAATGACCCCAGTGTCCTCAATCGTAACTATGGTCCTGCTAACAAACCTTATTCATCCTCAATAGACCAAAGAGGCACATCAGTCATGTACAGCAGCTCACtgacatttaaagctgcattgagcaacatttttatataaacaatggatgggtcagggttagggttaaaactGTGATGTGAAAGGTGCCGCTCATTGTGACGAACAGTCACCCAGCTGTGCTTTCCCCCCTCTGCCTTTTAGCTTTTTCTTTGGCTAGTTTCAAGCTACTAGAACCAAACAGCTGACACACACCGATTACAACCTGGCTCAAGTGGCCACAATAAAAGGGGCGACACGCCATGGCAGACATTTAAcaaaatgtcaatcaaaataaaccaaattaaaagACACGCTAAATTAAAGTAATTCAAGTATATGATATGGACATCGGTGGCATCAGTAATGTAAGTGCTAGATGATGGATatgtaaaggtgtgtgtgtgtgtgtgttgtaatgtgaAGAAAACAAGTGAAGTACAACTGAAGCTGCATATCTGGAAACCACACCAAACCTAGGAAGGTGCCTGTGGGGAGAAGCAGAGGGGAGACAGTCAGCAGGGAGGTCAGAGCTTCGAGGAGTCACAAATAAGCTACAGAGCACTGGGCCCCGATGCCCTGAGTTACTGCTATCAGCCTCAGCTCACTCAGAGAAATtagacacacccacacacgaCCCCACCggaccatcacacacacacatacacacaacatagtggagcatttagccgctaaagaaccagatatttccctcgAGTGCTGGAGGAGACCAaaaatagagctaaaaggagagtgaatattgaaaTTACATTCACCAGGCAGAGACAAACACTATTCTAAATGAATGACAATGTTGCTCCGTAACTGTGTGATGTGTAAATAgacaacaatgataataataacttgCAGCTCAAAGCTTAAATAAGATCATTCTTTACCAAAGCTTCAGCTGAAGCCTACAAAGACTGAACCAACTACACGCAAAGACAGTTTCCACCAGAACGAACAAACATGGACGGCAACCAGGTGCTTGCACTTTATATATTCTGTCTAATTTATGATGaaaatgcaaagaaagaaaaaacattataaaataaaaaacaaagtccaGGGAGAGGTGTGGTTAATGTGGACAGCAGGTGGAGGTGATATAGAGATACTTATTCTCTTTACAGCTCAGTCAGcttttcttctattttacttGTCCATTGCTCTCTTACACTGGTCTACATTTAAGCTTGCCATTCATTTGTTTACCAGTACATACTCCTCCGATTTTggttttgctctttttaaaaatgtggctCTGACAAGTCAACCAACGTAATGAAAGTGCAATAAATCAGTGGAGTGACCCTTTAAGTACATGATGTTTACTTGAAGACATCTGCTGGGCAGTGATGGACTGGTAATCTGGCAGACCGGGCAAATACCCGAAGGGCTGTGAGATTTTGGGCTGTTGAGCCACACAGAATGGATTATTAAATTGataagatcaaataaaataaatgtgtctttgataattaaaacagtttgtttcagtgtatatatattaCTCTACCATCCAATACCTGCACCTGCAATAAATCTGTGAGTACAAAAATGAAGTAAAGTGAAAAATGAGTCAGCTGATATACGTccaacatgaaaaaacacactttaatttGAATCTCATACTGTATTGACAGAAAGATCCTATTAAATAGGAAGATAAGAATCCACTTTACACAAAGATTTTTCATTATTGACGCTAaaagtcagagagaaaaaaataagcagAATGATCTAAGCAGGAAACTCAAACATTATacaaacagtataaaaaaaagaagaaaatagaagCTCTGTGCATCACTGCTGCAGATCACAGTGAGCCCTGAGAAGCCGTCAGTCCGTCATCAGTCTGTAAATATGCATAGATGTCAAAGGGTCATCCATCCAATAACAGTGTGTCAGCTCATTGTAGTGTGtccttacaaaaaaaaaacacttcaaaagGTTCAATTTCTCCGTCACTTTTCACACTTTTGTTGTGTTacagaaaatgtacattttattgtaGAATTActgaaacagacaaacagaaatcCCTCATTTCAGATAAAAAATAACGTATTCAAACATTGAAAAGTCAttgaaatttaaataatttcataAATAAGTCAATAGCACAAGCAAATatggagaaaatgaagaagtttgtatatttatattactgtaCAATTGTGTTTTATAGTATTAACTATCAGTCATTTGAAATCACACATCAATAACgattacatttttcagatgaGACTTCACAGAGAAGTTCATACAAAGTACCGAATCTCAGATCAAGCAATAAAGTgacagcggtgtgtgtgtgtgtgtgtgtgtgtctttagtgTCTTCTCCTGAGATGCTGCGTCTCTTCTTTTCGTCCCGTCTCATTGGACGACGCAGAGCTCAGCGCTGGACTGACCGTGAGTCCCGTCTGCGTCTCCGTCTTTGTGAGTCCGGCTGCGTGCGTCCGACACTCCGTCCTGGTCGTACGTCTGAGGCTCCAGACTCTGCCTCAGCTCCATCAGCAGCTCTTTGCCGTCGCTCGCTGGCAGGTTGCCCAGGTAGTACTGAGGGGCGAGCTCCACCAGCCtgcacaggagagagagagagagagagagagagagagagagagaggttcaaacttagagataaaaaaaaagacataacagAGCACCGTGGTAGGTTACTGATCATGCCACATTACTGCAACATCCCTGGTTTGAGTCCGGCCAGGGACCTTTATTCCAGGTcattcccttttctctctctccctgtttcccgTCAGCTTCTCTGCCATCTACTGGCACATAAAGGCAAAAACTGACCCAAAACATAttctttacaaaaaacaaacaaaaacaaaacaaaaacccccacataattttagttttaaacGCTGCGGtcattaaaggaacagttcaacattttggaaaatatgcttgttggctttttttttgaGATATCAATAAGAGGTGTAAATACTAATTAGCTTCATTATTAACCAATCTGTCAACTATTTTCTTGATTTGttcaatcaataaaatatcagacATTGGTCAAAATTCTCTACcattgtttcccaaagcccaagatggtCGAAGCTACTCAGAAATGTCTTGATGTGTCCCCATCAACAGTCCACCACCCAAAtatatacagtttacaataataGAAGAAGACtacagaaaccagaaaatattcatatttaagaagctggaacaagaacattttgactcaaaatgatggattattaaaatagttggaAGATAAAATTCTGTCAATGGACTCTTCAATTAAAagactaattgttgcagttcTACTATGAACCTCATGTCTGTATATTGAAGTACAGAGAGAGCCAGGGAGCCAGGACGcaattagcctagcttagcataaagactggaagtgGAGGGAAACTGCTAGCCTGACTGtctaaagttaaaataataataataacttcatttatatagcacctttcaaacaaagtgctttacagtagaaacagataatgaaagtaaaagatccaaaacaaaaataaagacaatatacaataaatgaataacacaacaaataccAACAGATGATAAAAGTGAGTCTTAAAGAGATTTAAAACATGACACTGAGTGTTCCTGCCTGAGATCTCCAGACAGGGAGTTCCACAGCTGAGGGGCCCCAACAGCAACATGTTGAGATATAGGAACCATCAGTAGGGCCCTGCTGGAGGATCTCAGGCAGCGATCAAGCTCATAAGGAGTTAGAAGTTCACAAATATAGACAGGAGCCTGAACATtcaatgctttaaaatgtttggcCTGCTGATGCCAGAATAAAGTTCATTACAATAATCAAGTCTGGAAGTGATAAAAGCATGGATGACCATGTCTAAGTCTACAGATACAAGAAATGACCTGATTTTGGTTCATTGTCTGAACTGGGCAAAACAGGGCTGCACTACTTTGGTCACCTGGGcatcaaaagaaaagaacagagtCAAAAATAACACCTAGGTTGTAGGCCTCTTTGCTTCTGTAACATAAACTCCACCTAAAGCAAACACTAGCTTCACTGAGTGCTGGTCCATCATTAACAGAGGGGGTGAGATGGATGTTCAGAAGCTTTACTTTGATCTAGAAAATCAGGATTCTGTGTAAATCTCATGTTGTGACTCACATCTGAGGGTGGACTTCTGAAGCGATGCGGATGCAGTTGTCGCGGGAGATGGTGAATTCGTGGTAGAGGACCCAACTGGGGGGGTCAGGACAGGGCTGGCGACACAGGTAGGAGGAGAAGGGATGCAGGTGAGCCACGTGGCGGTGAGTTAGCAGGAGGTAGTTACCTGAGCCGTCCACATCATGAGCCacctgaggaggaagagaggaacaTTTAACAGTTAACAGCAGGAAAACGTAGGATGAGGTGTTACAGTCTGGGGTTAGAGACAGCAGGATGTTTACTTTGAGGAAGAAGCCTGAGATCAGAGCACGCTTGATGTTGGTGCAGTTGTCTTGGCAACCGAAAGCTGGAGGCGAAACGGGGAGCTCGATTCGC from Scomber scombrus chromosome 15, fScoSco1.1, whole genome shotgun sequence includes:
- the smyd1a gene encoding histone-lysine N-methyltransferase SMYD1a produces the protein MTVGNMESAQLFDAGKKGRGLRATKDLKAGEVVFAEPSYSAVVFDSLASQVCHSCFRRQAKLHRCVQCKFAHYCDRTCQTACWDEHKRECGAIRKLNFFAPSENIRLAGRLLWRIHKDTGIVSDSQLVSVDQLEDHVADLSEDDVKNLHADVHAFQEYWSYGSKKHSVDYISRIFGIIKCNGFTLSDQRGLQAVGVGLFPNLCLVNHDCWPNCTISLNHGNQSAVSSSLHSQRRIELRALGKIPEGEELTVSYVDFLNLSADRQKKLKERFYFDCTCEHCSQHIKDDLMKAAAEGEGSKPSADKVKDVVAFSKECLEKIENSRVEGDYQEVVKLCQECLGKQEHVLADTNLCRLRVLSIASEVFSYMKDFSEAAALVHKMVDGYKKLYHPNNAQLGMAIMRAGVTHWHGGQIETGHSMICKAYRILMVTHGPNHAMTRDLEVMRTQTEMELKMYLKDKEAYHNMREAVLH